The Spirosoma foliorum genome has a window encoding:
- a CDS encoding ABC transporter permease produces the protein MRLILTIARFELAYHLRQPVVYLFAVLVFGQGIWYSSQLAALYSYSDPAVTAYLIVASLGVMLAVASVLLAGQSLTKDLDYKTTAYLFSLPITSRMHFAGRFMGTYGAVLLLAMCYLLGIGFHSVAFTQAPTSWLALADGFVRLIAQNCFIAVSLTFSLTVFLRSIRGAYISLFLVVLYFLLTESSHNLMADSDLWKLLDPFGVDMARESVANMPFSDDPGGWLSYSDMFFINRLLWLGLSFGLLAYAEGRFSFEFFASTQARKSVRLDKSITERPASLQLPSVQPRFGGWLSWKTTWRLTKLEFLNLIRQPIFSISVGLLVLLAILLATVLSINPDFPELPVTSRMTALRLPLGIFIGLFLLVMTSELIFNERTTGFWPIYDALPQPNAILLLAKLLAVVGVAALLTIVLFLTSVGIQLGSGFREIDWWRYTADLLTDGFLRYCQLIALGALVATLTNNRIASHVVNLLIFSTLTFLYQINSHGQTVLLYSFLPGSATYSDLIDFGVNAPLRTIVQFVWWGVAGVFLTSFFLTWNRGVVSGLTERVGHWRSQFRWPYQVAFLVFGTLFGLSVWQTHQRLRAVPATQTIQYKSQTLAIQSVTGKPIAIRIHHHHPYQVQHILRATERALHRGEQLFGAYPYADLQISEIPVGIADVSSAPGQILISEKQGWIADDRQPDKLDHIDYLIGREVFKQWLVHQLKPTTKPGDGFIKQGLAEYLALQSVGQQYGQERLQQRLAQRATWYTQSRQRSNKPELPILQSSGNDAVERGRAVLALTSIEQVWGAKPLSFTISQFYQKAIQQPTSATAVAFASELTRQLPDSLDYLKSYLSDQLWFDFKVGRVANLSNGLTVEIITAKWREPSKGQRQSIPMNDYVPLAVLDQDNRVIYSQLAYPNPDERFVSLPPLPNARKVIIDPLGTWIEPNKRDNYKIF, from the coding sequence ATGAGACTAATTCTAACGATTGCCCGGTTCGAGTTGGCTTATCATTTACGCCAGCCAGTAGTTTACCTGTTTGCTGTTCTCGTTTTCGGGCAGGGAATCTGGTACTCATCCCAATTAGCAGCGCTGTATTCGTACAGCGATCCTGCCGTTACAGCTTATCTGATCGTAGCCTCACTAGGGGTTATGCTGGCGGTAGCGTCGGTTTTACTAGCTGGCCAATCGCTCACCAAAGATCTGGATTACAAAACGACGGCCTACTTATTTTCGTTGCCGATCACCAGTCGGATGCACTTTGCCGGGCGGTTTATGGGCACGTATGGTGCCGTTTTGCTACTGGCGATGTGTTATCTGCTCGGTATCGGATTCCATTCAGTAGCCTTCACCCAGGCACCTACATCATGGCTGGCATTAGCGGATGGTTTCGTACGATTAATCGCTCAAAACTGTTTTATAGCCGTTAGCCTAACATTCTCACTGACGGTATTTCTCCGAAGCATACGGGGAGCTTATATCAGCTTGTTTCTGGTTGTGCTTTATTTTCTACTAACCGAATCCAGCCATAATCTAATGGCCGATTCAGACCTATGGAAACTACTGGACCCGTTTGGCGTGGATATGGCGAGAGAATCAGTGGCCAACATGCCTTTTAGTGATGATCCTGGTGGGTGGCTTTCCTATTCCGATATGTTTTTCATCAATCGACTCTTGTGGCTTGGGCTATCCTTTGGCTTGCTAGCCTATGCAGAGGGCCGCTTTTCCTTTGAATTTTTCGCCAGTACACAAGCCAGGAAATCAGTCCGTTTAGACAAGTCAATCACAGAACGGCCTGCTTCTTTACAGCTTCCTTCTGTGCAACCTCGCTTTGGCGGTTGGCTCTCCTGGAAAACTACCTGGCGGTTAACAAAATTAGAATTCCTGAATCTGATTAGGCAACCCATTTTCTCGATTTCGGTAGGCTTATTGGTGCTACTAGCAATCCTATTAGCAACCGTACTGAGCATAAATCCCGACTTTCCCGAGCTACCTGTCACCTCACGCATGACAGCCCTTCGGTTGCCATTGGGAATATTTATTGGTTTGTTTTTGCTAGTTATGACTAGCGAACTAATTTTTAATGAACGAACCACGGGCTTCTGGCCTATTTATGACGCCCTCCCCCAGCCCAACGCGATTTTACTGCTGGCCAAATTGCTGGCTGTGGTCGGCGTTGCGGCTTTGTTGACAATTGTCCTTTTTCTGACCAGTGTTGGCATACAGCTAGGGAGTGGATTCCGTGAAATCGATTGGTGGCGCTATACCGCCGACTTGCTGACCGATGGATTTCTACGCTATTGTCAGCTTATAGCTCTTGGCGCGTTGGTTGCCACGCTGACAAACAATCGCATCGCCAGCCATGTTGTTAATCTACTCATTTTTAGCACCCTAACGTTCCTATACCAGATCAATAGCCATGGGCAGACCGTTCTTCTCTATAGCTTTCTGCCCGGTTCGGCAACCTATTCGGACTTAATCGACTTTGGGGTAAATGCGCCCCTCCGCACTATCGTCCAATTTGTGTGGTGGGGTGTTGCGGGCGTCTTTCTGACTTCCTTTTTTCTGACCTGGAATCGGGGTGTAGTCAGTGGATTAACTGAACGTGTTGGCCACTGGCGAAGTCAGTTCCGTTGGCCTTATCAAGTAGCGTTTCTGGTATTTGGCACCCTATTTGGCTTGTCTGTCTGGCAAACTCACCAACGCCTTCGGGCAGTACCAGCCACACAAACCATTCAGTATAAATCGCAAACGCTGGCTATTCAATCGGTAACTGGCAAGCCCATTGCCATTCGAATACACCACCATCATCCGTATCAGGTTCAGCATATACTCCGTGCCACTGAACGAGCTTTACACAGGGGCGAACAACTATTTGGAGCCTACCCCTATGCCGATTTACAAATTTCCGAAATACCAGTTGGCATAGCCGATGTTTCATCAGCGCCCGGCCAAATTCTTATTTCTGAAAAACAAGGCTGGATCGCCGATGATCGACAACCCGATAAGCTTGATCACATTGACTACCTGATTGGTCGTGAAGTATTTAAGCAATGGCTAGTGCATCAGTTAAAGCCTACTACAAAGCCGGGAGATGGTTTTATCAAACAAGGTTTGGCTGAATATCTGGCCTTACAGAGTGTTGGCCAGCAATATGGTCAGGAACGACTCCAACAACGACTTGCGCAACGGGCAACGTGGTATACCCAAAGCAGACAGCGCAGTAATAAGCCCGAACTTCCTATACTTCAGTCAAGTGGCAACGACGCCGTCGAACGCGGACGAGCTGTTCTTGCCCTAACTAGTATCGAACAGGTTTGGGGGGCGAAACCGCTCAGTTTTACGATTAGTCAGTTCTACCAAAAAGCCATTCAACAGCCAACATCGGCGACAGCGGTTGCCTTTGCCAGTGAACTTACCCGCCAGTTACCCGACTCGTTAGATTACCTGAAATCCTACCTAAGCGATCAGTTGTGGTTCGATTTTAAAGTAGGGCGAGTAGCTAATCTGTCGAATGGTTTAACGGTTGAAATTATCACGGCAAAGTGGCGAGAGCCCAGCAAAGGACAACGGCAAAGTATCCCTATGAACGACTATGTTCCCCTTGCCGTCCTTGATCAGGATAATCGTGTAATCTACAGCCAATTGGCCTATCCAAATCCAGACGAACGGTTTGTATCGCTGCCTCCTTTGCCGAATGCCCGGAAAGTAATTATAGATCCATTGGGCACCTGGATTGAGCCTAACAAACGGGATAACTATAAGATTTTTTAA
- a CDS encoding DUF6624 domain-containing protein, with amino-acid sequence MRFLLFAFSLLPISAFGQSINSLKRELDSMYVLDQRNRIWLTKLGNNQPLTDSLTTLYKVDRTKLAGVLWTEQIKIDSSNLKRADVILKQQGYPGKTKVGLPTNEVVFYIIQHAHTVDNYLPAVKKAADEGELPFRQYALMLDRSLMYAQKPQLYGTQVACRKLRSSLTSRCFVWPIEDYRNVNQRRKQAGLLLTVAENALRVNASYDPSLTMESARKLYILEL; translated from the coding sequence ATGAGATTTCTACTATTCGCCTTCAGTTTATTGCCAATTAGTGCGTTTGGACAATCGATAAATTCGCTCAAACGCGAGCTAGACAGTATGTATGTGCTGGATCAGCGTAATCGAATATGGCTGACTAAACTAGGTAATAATCAGCCATTAACAGATAGTTTAACTACTCTGTATAAAGTTGATCGAACCAAATTGGCGGGCGTACTTTGGACCGAGCAGATAAAAATAGATTCCAGTAATCTGAAGCGGGCCGATGTGATTCTGAAGCAACAGGGTTATCCGGGTAAAACCAAAGTTGGTTTGCCAACCAACGAGGTTGTTTTTTATATCATCCAGCACGCGCATACGGTGGATAATTATTTGCCCGCTGTCAAAAAAGCAGCTGACGAGGGCGAGTTACCATTCCGCCAGTATGCCCTGATGCTCGACCGATCGTTGATGTATGCTCAAAAGCCGCAACTGTATGGCACTCAGGTCGCCTGTCGGAAACTCCGGTCATCATTGACTTCCCGTTGTTTTGTATGGCCCATTGAAGACTACCGAAACGTGAATCAGCGCCGAAAACAAGCTGGCTTGCTGCTCACAGTAGCCGAGAACGCCCTTCGCGTAAATGCGTCTTACGATCCCTCGCTGACAATGGAAAGCGCCCGGAAATTGTATATCCTGGAGTTGTAA
- a CDS encoding sensor histidine kinase: MSDSPIDNAKDGSVIPVRFTRLYLTMLIILAVILTAGQGLTQWRFGGIDQELSVVRHTALQRHQSQQIVKQVLQVTDASEQSSFNENVAELRRLFPVFERYHLQTREGRTDDPKIHLIYDDNINRLYEGIRPQFEAFQQSAHRIMRLQRFDEVKQPDVQASLKLMLANEKPFLEKIDGIVVVCNSDFRAKLSMLRSIELYLYVFTVIALVGIGLLIFRPAARKLKQTFAQLIEAESQTTAANKKLLSANKSLKETRQKLFEATKQQYEQQIDDQKLRTSYLIAGQEEERKRMSRELHDGLGQMLTAIKLQIEGLEAGITRAAATEQNGTPSYSKNLKTLKSLITQTIQETRTISNNLMPSVLSDFGVVPAIKMLAEHDRNETLDVTFKTNFTADMPRLDRNIEIMLYRVTQEAVSNAVRHAKPSHIHIELKERGNSLQLTVSDDGKGFQVPRKNQPNELMKPIQENITSTTQSATLRPPSQGLHNIQERTKLVNGKFKLTSTPGKGTKLQVSVPYQTHLAHHDTY, encoded by the coding sequence GTGTCCGACTCACCCATCGATAACGCAAAAGACGGTTCGGTAATTCCCGTTCGGTTCACTCGTTTATACTTGACAATGCTTATTATCCTGGCCGTTATCTTAACTGCAGGGCAGGGGCTAACCCAATGGCGCTTTGGAGGCATTGATCAGGAATTGAGTGTTGTTCGTCACACCGCGCTACAACGCCACCAAAGTCAACAGATTGTGAAGCAGGTTTTGCAGGTAACGGATGCGAGTGAACAAAGCAGCTTTAACGAAAACGTTGCTGAATTACGACGGTTATTTCCCGTTTTTGAACGTTACCACTTGCAGACTCGGGAAGGCCGTACCGATGACCCTAAAATACATCTTATTTATGATGATAACATTAATCGATTGTATGAGGGGATTCGTCCACAGTTTGAAGCTTTTCAGCAAAGTGCCCATCGAATCATGCGTCTGCAACGATTTGATGAAGTAAAGCAGCCCGATGTACAGGCTAGTCTTAAATTAATGCTGGCTAATGAAAAGCCATTTCTAGAGAAAATAGACGGAATTGTAGTAGTCTGTAATAGCGATTTTAGGGCTAAACTAAGCATGTTGCGCTCTATTGAATTGTATTTGTACGTCTTTACTGTGATTGCGCTTGTTGGCATTGGCTTACTGATTTTCAGACCAGCCGCCCGGAAACTTAAGCAAACCTTTGCCCAACTTATTGAAGCTGAGAGCCAGACAACAGCCGCTAATAAGAAACTGTTAAGTGCCAACAAATCGCTGAAGGAAACGCGTCAGAAACTTTTTGAGGCAACGAAGCAACAGTATGAGCAGCAGATCGACGACCAGAAATTGCGCACATCATACCTGATTGCTGGCCAGGAGGAAGAACGTAAACGAATGTCGCGCGAGTTGCACGATGGTCTGGGTCAGATGCTTACGGCCATTAAGCTGCAAATCGAAGGCCTTGAAGCCGGGATAACCAGAGCAGCGGCAACCGAACAAAATGGAACACCCAGTTATTCTAAAAATTTAAAGACGTTAAAAAGTCTTATTACGCAGACGATTCAGGAAACCAGGACGATCTCTAACAATCTAATGCCTAGCGTGTTAAGTGATTTTGGTGTAGTGCCTGCCATTAAAATGTTGGCTGAGCATGACCGGAACGAAACGCTGGATGTTACCTTTAAAACAAACTTTACGGCCGATATGCCCCGTTTGGACCGCAACATAGAGATTATGTTATATCGGGTAACGCAGGAAGCCGTTAGTAATGCGGTGCGGCACGCGAAGCCATCGCATATACATATCGAACTAAAAGAGCGTGGAAATAGCTTACAATTAACAGTGAGCGACGATGGTAAAGGCTTTCAGGTACCTCGCAAAAATCAGCCTAACGAGTTAATGAAACCGATTCAGGAAAATATAACGAGTACAACTCAATCGGCAACGTTACGTCCGCCCTCGCAGGGATTGCATAACATACAGGAACGAACGAAGCTGGTTAACGGCAAATTCAAATTAACGTCTACTCCGGGGAAAGGCACTAAACTACAGGTTAGCGTACCTTATCAAACGCATCTTGCTCATCATGACACCTACTAA
- a CDS encoding glycoside hydrolase family 130 protein: protein MKNYQLRRLSDQAILQTSDVKPSVEGFDVLGAFNPAACFFNDEVVLLLRVAEAPKAEAGTIVIPLIEEQDGIPSLVIRNFPEPTEPYDPRVISLDGKVYLTSLSHLRLARSKDGIHFKIDDKPFLFPARMDESYGIEDARITFLEGKYWITYTAVSEHGPGVGLAITTDFVNVERVGMILPPPNKDVALFPQKINGKYRLLHRPMVSDIGKPSIWLAESEDGVHWGNHRFLFGGRGHTSLDPLANPYGWEGGKIGAGPEPILTDEGWLVCYHGADPTHSYSLALALLDKDDPAHVLDRSSLPLLSPELLWEREGFFPNVVFSNGWIQWPDHSDKAGQIWVYYGAADSGVGLAELVRI from the coding sequence ATGAAAAATTATCAACTCCGACGTTTATCCGACCAAGCTATTCTGCAAACCAGTGATGTAAAGCCCAGTGTTGAAGGCTTTGATGTACTGGGAGCCTTCAATCCGGCGGCTTGTTTTTTCAACGATGAAGTTGTGCTTCTATTACGTGTGGCCGAAGCACCAAAGGCCGAAGCAGGTACTATTGTGATACCGTTGATTGAAGAACAGGATGGTATACCTTCCTTAGTAATCCGAAATTTCCCGGAACCCACCGAACCGTATGACCCACGGGTAATTTCGCTGGATGGAAAAGTTTACCTGACATCTCTCAGTCATCTTCGTCTCGCTCGTAGCAAGGATGGCATTCATTTCAAGATCGACGACAAGCCGTTTTTATTTCCGGCTCGTATGGATGAATCGTACGGTATTGAAGATGCTCGAATCACATTTCTGGAAGGGAAATACTGGATTACCTATACGGCAGTCTCCGAACATGGCCCTGGTGTAGGGCTCGCTATCACAACCGATTTTGTAAACGTTGAGCGCGTCGGTATGATTTTGCCACCTCCGAACAAAGACGTAGCCTTGTTCCCGCAGAAAATCAACGGAAAATACAGACTGCTTCACCGGCCTATGGTTTCGGATATTGGCAAACCATCGATCTGGTTAGCCGAATCGGAGGATGGTGTCCACTGGGGTAATCATCGCTTTTTGTTTGGAGGTAGAGGGCACACTAGTCTTGACCCACTGGCCAATCCTTATGGCTGGGAGGGCGGAAAAATTGGCGCTGGTCCGGAGCCAATCCTGACTGATGAAGGCTGGCTCGTTTGCTACCACGGAGCCGACCCTACCCACTCCTATTCGCTGGCGCTGGCTTTGTTGGACAAAGACGACCCCGCTCATGTGTTAGATCGCTCGAGCTTGCCTTTGCTCTCACCCGAATTATTGTGGGAGCGCGAAGGTTTCTTCCCCAATGTTGTGTTTTCAAATGGCTGGATTCAGTGGCCCGATCATAGCGATAAGGCTGGTCAAATTTGGGTGTACTATGGTGCAGCGGATTCGGGCGTAGGACTAGCCGAATTAGTGCGCATATAA
- a CDS encoding DUF3299 domain-containing protein has protein sequence MNRIVIAFLCVSLVASAFRPAILPIERTTSKRVAPVAAEPVKLSWEVLRDVTFKKKWYAEESVYMLYPTFGQAIQKLNGKTVDLTGYVLPVDLESNIYVLSAFPYSACFFCGGAGPESVVSLKFKKSDKKFKTDERRTFRGTLKLNADNIYELNYILADAEMITQD, from the coding sequence ATGAACCGTATAGTCATTGCTTTCCTCTGCGTGTCGCTCGTAGCCTCGGCCTTTCGTCCCGCTATCTTACCCATCGAACGAACCACGTCCAAGAGAGTAGCGCCCGTCGCTGCCGAACCGGTAAAATTGTCGTGGGAAGTCCTGCGAGACGTCACGTTCAAGAAAAAATGGTACGCTGAAGAGTCAGTGTACATGCTCTACCCAACTTTTGGGCAGGCGATTCAAAAATTAAACGGAAAAACGGTTGACCTAACGGGTTACGTCCTTCCCGTTGATCTTGAATCGAATATTTATGTACTATCGGCTTTTCCTTATAGTGCCTGTTTCTTCTGCGGTGGTGCTGGACCAGAATCAGTCGTATCCTTGAAATTCAAAAAGTCGGATAAGAAATTCAAAACCGATGAGCGTCGTACCTTCCGGGGAACCCTCAAGCTCAACGCCGATAACATCTATGAACTGAATTACATTCTGGCCGATGCCGAAATGATTACTCAGGACTAG
- a CDS encoding chorismate-binding protein — MQSDYRINTSSIGQLAESQRTGQPDASDLWETALSLGFPAALWRLPNQQDKQLIVSFEEVLPRVSADLDELPAGFLISPFDNLAKNAPVEAQLSEHLDQSGIVPQTLFLRADIQATFLGNGDSSQKRTELKNSASTTVELFWNTLKTRAKNKTSQPALSGLPVPIADPSAEALFEENVGHAIEAIQRGELRKVVLSRTKQVQFANAPNAVELFDKLCQKYPTAFVSAVSIPEWGQIWISATPERLVSVNADGIFKTTSLAGTQSAFHPDGTAKHPAKAMWSQKEIEEQALVSRYIIECFKKIRLREYLEEGPKSIIAGNLMHLGTSFTVDTQAVRYPQLGTVMLRLLHPTSAVCGTPRDAAFAFIRQHEPHNRELYSGFLGPVNISSNNEGPTSSIFVHIRCMKLEGRLATLYAGAGITEDSDPEQEWQETEMKCQTLLKVMMNDE; from the coding sequence ATGCAATCGGATTATAGAATCAATACTTCATCAATAGGACAACTCGCCGAATCGCAACGAACTGGCCAACCCGACGCCAGCGACCTTTGGGAAACGGCCCTTTCACTTGGATTTCCAGCCGCTCTTTGGCGGTTACCTAATCAACAGGATAAACAGCTGATTGTCTCATTCGAAGAGGTTCTACCCCGTGTATCTGCCGATTTGGATGAATTACCCGCAGGTTTTCTGATTAGTCCGTTCGATAACCTCGCCAAAAACGCTCCCGTAGAAGCACAACTTTCCGAACACTTAGATCAGAGTGGGATTGTTCCACAAACCCTTTTTTTACGGGCCGATATCCAGGCTACTTTTCTAGGCAATGGCGATTCTTCTCAAAAACGAACTGAGCTTAAAAACTCAGCTAGCACGACCGTTGAGCTGTTTTGGAACACGCTAAAAACACGCGCTAAAAATAAGACTAGTCAGCCTGCTTTGTCAGGCTTACCCGTACCTATCGCCGACCCTTCTGCGGAGGCTTTGTTTGAGGAAAACGTAGGTCATGCAATTGAAGCGATCCAACGGGGAGAATTACGAAAAGTAGTGTTATCGCGCACAAAACAGGTGCAGTTTGCCAATGCCCCTAATGCTGTTGAGTTATTTGATAAACTTTGCCAGAAATACCCCACGGCCTTTGTATCCGCGGTTTCGATTCCGGAATGGGGGCAAATCTGGATCAGCGCTACGCCAGAGCGATTGGTAAGCGTTAATGCCGATGGGATTTTTAAGACGACATCCCTGGCGGGCACACAATCGGCATTTCACCCCGACGGTACGGCCAAACATCCGGCTAAAGCCATGTGGTCGCAGAAGGAAATTGAGGAGCAGGCGTTGGTGAGTCGTTATATTATCGAATGCTTCAAGAAGATTCGGTTGCGCGAATACCTTGAAGAAGGGCCCAAAAGCATCATCGCGGGCAATTTAATGCACCTCGGCACCTCGTTCACCGTCGATACACAAGCCGTTCGTTACCCACAGCTCGGCACGGTTATGCTGCGTTTATTGCACCCAACCTCGGCCGTTTGTGGTACCCCCCGCGATGCAGCCTTTGCGTTTATTCGCCAGCACGAACCCCACAACCGTGAATTATACAGCGGTTTTCTAGGTCCTGTTAATATAAGCTCGAATAACGAGGGCCCAACGAGTAGCATCTTCGTCCATATCCGTTGCATGAAGCTCGAAGGACGACTGGCAACCCTCTATGCAGGTGCAGGCATCACCGAAGATTCGGACCCTGAACAAGAGTGGCAGGAAACCGAAATGAAATGTCAAACCCTTCTTAAAGTAATGATGAATGATGAATGA
- a CDS encoding SDR family oxidoreductase: MLDRNSCVNAISPGPVTTAIYDKMGVPAAGIEGYTQLVPMKRFGSPREIATIATFLASDDSSFVIGEEIVAGGGIGTLQRLT; encoded by the coding sequence TTGCTTGATCGGAATAGTTGCGTCAACGCCATTAGCCCTGGTCCGGTTACGACGGCTATCTACGATAAAATGGGTGTGCCAGCAGCGGGCATTGAAGGGTATACTCAACTGGTGCCTATGAAGCGATTTGGCTCACCGAGAGAGATTGCCACCATTGCTACGTTTCTGGCGTCCGATGATTCGTCGTTCGTGATTGGTGAAGAAATCGTAGCGGGCGGTGGTATTGGGACGTTGCAAAGATTGACATAA
- a CDS encoding response regulator transcription factor, translating into MLVDDHSIVRDGIRLLLEQADGLEIIDEANDGEETLDKLKAHQATPELLPDLILMDISLPGMSGIQTTQVVSRLYKNVRVLMLSMHNNEDYILRSVEAGAYGYMLKDSSSDEMIKAIRTIAAGEKYYSSPVASIILSGYMQQLKKGSRHSRTERQSKLSNKEKEILQFLVAGMSSREIAEKLQLSVRTVDNHRANMMRRLQVRNAAELVRMAVEDKLI; encoded by the coding sequence ATGCTGGTAGACGACCATTCTATTGTTCGGGATGGCATTCGACTCCTACTGGAGCAGGCCGATGGTCTGGAAATTATTGACGAAGCTAATGACGGAGAAGAGACTCTTGATAAGCTGAAAGCCCATCAGGCCACTCCAGAACTGCTGCCAGATCTGATCTTGATGGACATTTCCTTGCCAGGCATGTCGGGCATTCAGACTACACAAGTGGTTAGTCGGTTGTATAAGAATGTGCGGGTGTTAATGCTATCCATGCATAACAATGAAGATTACATTTTACGGTCGGTTGAGGCTGGTGCTTATGGCTACATGCTGAAAGATTCATCGTCGGATGAAATGATCAAAGCGATTCGTACCATTGCTGCTGGCGAAAAATACTACAGCTCTCCTGTTGCTTCCATTATCCTGAGTGGGTACATGCAGCAACTCAAAAAAGGTAGCCGACACAGCCGTACTGAGCGCCAATCGAAACTGTCGAACAAGGAAAAAGAGATTCTACAGTTTTTAGTGGCCGGTATGAGTAGCCGGGAAATCGCCGAAAAACTTCAGCTCAGCGTTCGAACGGTAGATAATCACCGCGCTAACATGATGCGTCGGTTACAGGTTCGTAACGCTGCAGAACTGGTTCGGATGGCCGTTGAAGATAAATTGATCTAA
- a CDS encoding adhesin — protein sequence MIYQPTFDQDEDVLMLNPDPEAAAFDDDEDDFDEDDAEFDELGSGAGSGYGADDLDDIEEDFNPEDLDEDLDDDIDDDLDDDSME from the coding sequence ATGATTTACCAGCCAACGTTTGATCAGGATGAAGACGTGCTGATGTTGAACCCTGATCCAGAAGCAGCTGCATTTGATGACGATGAGGACGACTTCGATGAAGATGATGCCGAATTTGATGAACTTGGCTCTGGCGCCGGTAGCGGCTATGGAGCAGATGATCTGGACGACATTGAAGAAGACTTCAATCCTGAAGATCTCGATGAAGACTTAGATGACGACATCGACGACGATCTGGACGATGACAGTATGGAGTAA